The following are encoded in a window of Roseimicrobium gellanilyticum genomic DNA:
- the menD gene encoding 2-succinyl-5-enolpyruvyl-6-hydroxy-3-cyclohexene-1-carboxylic-acid synthase — protein sequence MADSNGSPEHTAVQRNVELISALLNELDVMGVREFCVAAGARNAQLLHLLLARRSVVYHFVEERSAAFFALGRVMHSRRPVAVVTTSGTAVAELFPAIMEAHYQALPLIAITADRPSRYRGSGAPQAVEQMGFFGNYVVRDVEMEYRDAEYHATVGRATGGSGPQHFNICLEEGFACFEAEHRDLPARKPTPHPALEWDKVGISKFWSAKGPMLALVGGLHPADVPAARQFLLKVGVPVMAEATSNLLGDDQLKSQLLTGGESVMRAFDAKRVVRLGSVPSWRWWRDLDAREDIPVLNISRAPFRGLSRTEGVVTCSWDVLRHPDFHVPMVASAMPVNTDAERLERALEANPLSEPAWMGHLSRVMGEGSMVMLGNSLPIREWNLASEPPPTGAAFFANRGANGIDGLVSTWLGLSAQSQESWLIVGDLSAVYDLGAPWILPQLKAGKRRLVVINNGGGKIFSRVAWLKDADEGTRRVMENPHGLSFEPWARMWSMDYRLITVPDQLHDDADEGAAIWEVRPDMLQTEAFWKAWQGS from the coding sequence ATGGCAGACTCCAACGGTTCTCCTGAGCACACCGCAGTGCAGCGGAATGTGGAATTGATTTCTGCGTTGCTCAATGAACTGGATGTCATGGGCGTGCGGGAGTTCTGCGTGGCAGCGGGTGCGCGCAATGCGCAACTGCTGCATCTGCTGCTCGCACGTCGTTCCGTGGTGTATCATTTCGTGGAGGAGCGCAGTGCGGCCTTCTTTGCGCTGGGTCGTGTGATGCATTCGCGGCGTCCTGTGGCGGTGGTCACGACATCGGGCACCGCAGTGGCAGAGCTCTTTCCTGCCATCATGGAGGCGCACTATCAGGCGCTGCCGCTCATCGCCATCACCGCCGATCGTCCTTCGCGTTATCGCGGCAGCGGTGCTCCACAGGCGGTGGAGCAGATGGGCTTCTTCGGAAACTACGTCGTGCGGGACGTGGAAATGGAATACCGGGATGCGGAGTATCACGCCACGGTCGGACGAGCCACCGGAGGCAGCGGTCCCCAGCATTTCAACATCTGCCTGGAGGAGGGCTTCGCCTGCTTTGAAGCGGAGCATCGCGACCTGCCGGCTCGGAAACCGACCCCGCATCCGGCTCTCGAGTGGGACAAGGTGGGCATCAGCAAATTCTGGAGTGCCAAGGGGCCCATGCTCGCGCTCGTGGGTGGATTGCATCCTGCGGATGTTCCTGCGGCACGGCAGTTCCTGCTGAAAGTGGGAGTGCCCGTGATGGCGGAGGCCACATCCAATCTGCTTGGGGATGACCAATTGAAGTCCCAGCTGTTGACCGGCGGGGAGTCTGTGATGCGCGCGTTCGATGCGAAGCGCGTAGTGCGTCTGGGAAGCGTGCCATCGTGGAGATGGTGGCGTGATCTCGATGCGCGCGAGGACATTCCTGTGCTCAATATTTCGCGCGCTCCTTTTCGTGGGCTCTCCAGGACAGAGGGGGTGGTGACCTGCTCATGGGATGTGCTGCGGCATCCGGACTTTCATGTGCCTATGGTCGCCTCTGCGATGCCGGTGAACACGGACGCGGAGCGACTCGAGCGGGCGCTGGAAGCGAACCCGCTCTCTGAGCCTGCATGGATGGGGCACCTTTCACGAGTCATGGGTGAAGGCAGCATGGTCATGCTGGGGAACAGCCTGCCCATCCGCGAGTGGAATCTCGCGTCAGAGCCTCCTCCAACGGGTGCGGCATTCTTCGCGAACCGTGGCGCCAATGGCATTGATGGCCTTGTCTCCACCTGGCTCGGACTCTCCGCGCAGTCACAGGAATCATGGCTCATTGTGGGAGATCTCAGTGCGGTCTATGACCTCGGCGCACCTTGGATCCTGCCGCAGTTGAAAGCCGGCAAGCGGCGGCTGGTAGTGATCAACAACGGCGGCGGGAAAATCTTCTCACGCGTGGCATGGCTGAAGGATGCGGATGAAGGCACGCGACGCGTGATGGAAAACCCGCACGGCCTGAGCTTCGAGCCCTGGGCCCGCATGTGGAGCATGGACTACAGGCTCATCACGGTGCCTGACCAGTTGCATGATGATGCGGACGAAGGCGCCGCCATTTGGGAGGTACGACCAGATATGTTGCAGACAGAAGCCTTCTGGAAGGCGTGGCAGGGGAGTTGA
- a CDS encoding chorismate-binding protein → MMDLALFRLPDGRAWVGEGPFAEAAAPPGGTAFYVNDFTLSDARPWKIPARLTPVKSREDLWAALAQNEALNDAAAPKVRWQKPATEWFKMAFRRIRKDVLAHKLRKLVPVLTEEGELQSGDPRVLLCRVLEAPDGLWGYARVQGNQGFLGATPELLMQIEGSTLRTMALAGTAKPNREESFAADVKEIEEHELVAGFIEEALKEFGQVSRGAREVSHPAGLTHFRTDISVQLQNSADINDLIARLHPTPAVGCLPRDESGREKLAEYRRQLKTPAFFGAPFGLKVDDAFHCVVSIRGLAWNEATMFLPSGCGIVGGSAFDHEWRELRLKRESVAKLFGV, encoded by the coding sequence ATGATGGACCTCGCGCTTTTCAGGCTTCCCGACGGACGGGCATGGGTGGGGGAGGGACCGTTTGCGGAAGCGGCGGCACCTCCGGGCGGCACTGCGTTCTATGTGAATGACTTCACACTGTCCGACGCCAGGCCCTGGAAGATACCTGCACGGCTAACCCCGGTGAAATCCAGGGAAGATCTGTGGGCTGCCCTAGCCCAAAATGAAGCACTGAACGATGCGGCTGCGCCCAAGGTGCGCTGGCAGAAGCCAGCCACGGAGTGGTTCAAGATGGCCTTCCGCCGTATCCGCAAGGATGTGCTCGCGCACAAGCTCCGCAAACTCGTGCCGGTGCTCACCGAAGAAGGCGAATTGCAATCCGGCGACCCGCGTGTGCTGCTGTGCCGTGTGCTGGAGGCGCCGGACGGATTGTGGGGGTATGCGCGTGTGCAGGGAAACCAGGGTTTCCTCGGCGCCACGCCGGAACTCCTCATGCAGATCGAGGGCAGCACGCTACGCACCATGGCTCTCGCTGGAACGGCGAAGCCCAACCGCGAGGAGAGCTTCGCGGCGGACGTGAAGGAGATTGAGGAGCACGAACTCGTGGCAGGTTTCATTGAGGAAGCGCTCAAGGAGTTTGGACAGGTGAGCCGTGGCGCCCGCGAAGTAAGCCACCCCGCCGGTCTCACGCATTTCCGCACGGACATTTCCGTGCAGCTTCAGAACTCCGCGGATATCAACGACCTCATCGCAAGGCTCCATCCCACTCCAGCGGTGGGTTGCCTGCCGCGTGATGAGTCTGGCCGTGAGAAACTGGCGGAGTATCGCCGGCAGCTGAAGACGCCTGCATTCTTTGGCGCACCGTTTGGATTGAAGGTGGATGATGCCTTCCACTGCGTGGTGAGCATCCGTGGCCTCGCATGGAATGAGGCGACCATGTTCCTGCCCAGCGGCTGTGGCATCGTGGGTGGCAGTGCCTTTGATCACGAGTGGCGCGAGCTCCGGCTCAAACGGGAATCTGTGGCAAAACTTTTTGGCGTCTAG
- a CDS encoding transglutaminase-like domain-containing protein yields the protein MPSAPVELRSLLRLLDDDTPVVRDAVRQKLAALRHELPEHFLALGEPLDDEQQRLISEILAPVCREELESAWMSWKWLSSPEAQLEEALGQLSAFLSGWQTKAEELPHQLDAVAERAMREGGTYDPHRLADFLFGGRGDDARLRGNTKDYYAAHNSNLLWVLANGQGNPISLSCIYILVGRRLGMRIEGCNFPGHFLARVRHESKVWLVDCFNRGRFMLSEDVAKHHPAANPSMEDVVRDPAPVEAIIARVLRNLDEAFERESNLPQRHVIRRLMLKLMEA from the coding sequence ATGCCGTCCGCCCCTGTGGAACTCCGGTCGCTGCTCCGGCTGCTGGATGATGATACGCCTGTCGTCCGCGACGCGGTACGTCAGAAGCTGGCTGCGCTGCGCCACGAACTCCCGGAGCATTTCCTCGCTCTGGGCGAGCCTCTGGATGACGAGCAGCAGCGTCTCATCAGCGAAATCCTCGCCCCCGTGTGCCGCGAAGAGCTGGAATCTGCCTGGATGTCCTGGAAGTGGCTCTCCTCCCCGGAAGCCCAACTGGAAGAGGCTCTCGGCCAGCTTTCTGCCTTCCTGAGCGGCTGGCAAACAAAGGCCGAGGAGCTGCCCCACCAGCTTGATGCGGTCGCGGAGCGGGCCATGCGCGAGGGCGGGACCTATGATCCCCACCGGCTCGCAGACTTCCTTTTCGGTGGTCGCGGGGACGACGCCCGCCTGCGCGGAAATACGAAGGACTACTATGCCGCCCACAACAGCAACCTCCTCTGGGTGCTGGCCAACGGGCAGGGCAATCCTATTTCCCTGAGCTGCATCTACATCTTGGTGGGCCGCCGCCTTGGCATGCGCATCGAGGGCTGCAACTTCCCCGGTCACTTCCTCGCGCGTGTGCGCCACGAGAGCAAGGTATGGCTGGTCGATTGCTTCAATCGCGGTCGCTTCATGCTGTCCGAGGACGTGGCCAAGCATCACCCCGCCGCCAATCCTTCGATGGAAGACGTGGTCCGCGACCCTGCCCCGGTGGAAGCCATCATCGCCCGGGTACTGCGAAATCTGGACGAGGCTTTTGAGCGCGAAAGCAACCTGCCGCAACGCCACGTGATACGGCGGCTGATGCTGAAGTTGATGGAGGCGTGA
- a CDS encoding SMP-30/gluconolactonase/LRE family protein, whose product MNTRRTFLTTFATAAAGAVLGRDYGPNAQPSRYPDPDVLALDPSFGKYIQGNAPIQRLHTGCLWAEGPAWSTHGNYLMWSDIPNNVQMRWLNEDGHVSTFRNPSNYSNGNTFDYEGRQISCEHGTRRVARYDRDGKITVLADKFDGKPLNAPNDAVVHPDGGIWFTDPGYGSMGNYEGYKGELELKEAVYRIDPAGKIEKVTDEVVKPNGLCFSPDYKKLYLVDTGSPKNILVYDVVDGKKLANRKVFAVMNLDVDKETSTLREAAIKAKEVYREASTQLFPATGPGRRAVPSRDTWPRELLDKEQGMKTAEQDYERRYGMLSPLSDFVTKGKGGSDGVRCDVDGNVWASTGWVGDKYDGVVIFSPEGKPIGQIRLPETGSNLCFGGPRRNRLFITASQSVYSVYVNTQGAHIC is encoded by the coding sequence ATGAACACCCGCCGCACTTTCCTCACCACCTTTGCCACTGCTGCTGCCGGAGCCGTTTTGGGACGTGACTATGGTCCGAATGCCCAGCCCTCGCGGTACCCGGATCCGGATGTGCTTGCGCTGGACCCCTCCTTCGGAAAATACATCCAGGGGAATGCGCCGATTCAGCGCCTGCACACGGGTTGCCTGTGGGCGGAGGGACCCGCGTGGAGCACGCATGGAAACTACCTGATGTGGAGTGACATTCCCAACAACGTGCAGATGCGCTGGCTGAATGAAGACGGGCATGTCAGCACCTTCCGCAATCCCTCCAACTACAGCAACGGCAACACCTTTGACTACGAAGGCCGCCAGATCTCCTGCGAGCACGGTACGCGTCGCGTGGCCCGCTACGATCGCGATGGCAAGATTACGGTGCTGGCGGACAAGTTTGACGGCAAGCCCCTGAATGCTCCCAACGACGCCGTGGTGCATCCCGACGGCGGCATCTGGTTCACCGATCCCGGCTACGGCAGCATGGGAAACTACGAGGGCTACAAGGGAGAGCTGGAACTGAAGGAAGCGGTGTATCGCATCGATCCCGCAGGAAAGATCGAGAAGGTCACCGATGAAGTCGTGAAGCCGAATGGCCTCTGCTTCTCACCCGACTACAAGAAGCTCTACCTCGTGGACACCGGCTCGCCGAAGAACATCCTTGTGTACGACGTCGTGGATGGAAAGAAGCTGGCGAACCGGAAGGTGTTTGCGGTGATGAATCTCGATGTCGACAAAGAAACGTCGACGCTTCGAGAGGCTGCCATAAAAGCAAAAGAGGTGTATCGCGAAGCTTCCACGCAACTGTTTCCGGCCACTGGGCCCGGTCGTCGCGCCGTACCCTCACGAGACACATGGCCGCGGGAGCTCCTCGACAAGGAGCAAGGCATGAAGACCGCGGAACAAGACTATGAAAGGCGCTATGGGATGCTCAGTCCTCTGTCGGACTTTGTGACCAAGGGCAAGGGAGGCTCTGACGGCGTGCGTTGCGATGTCGATGGTAACGTTTGGGCCAGCACTGGCTGGGTTGGCGACAAGTATGACGGTGTCGTGATATTCTCCCCCGAAGGAAAGCCTATCGGTCAAATTCGACTCCCCGAAACCGGCAGCAATCTTTGCTTCGGCGGCCCCCGCCGGAATCGACTCTTTATCACCGCGAGCCAGTCCGTGTATTCCGTCTACGTGAATACCCAGGGCGCTCACATCTGCTGA
- a CDS encoding C-terminal binding protein: MPAKVIITDFVTEPLDEERRILGELAEVIALDALCEDELIGRIEDADAIMMYHQFNVTSRIIERLTNCKLIIRCGVGVDNVDHAFARTRGIPVANIPDYGTEDVADTAIAMMMTLTRGVHLMNSRLQRNVGPWHYSPMVPLHRLRGRVFGIVGLGRIGTSAALRAKALGMDVWFYDPYAPDGKDKSLGVRRAESIEELFAKSYVLSLHCPLTPETRLLVNAETLKLLPQGSYVINSARGAVSDPMAILRAIENGHLAGAALDVLEKEPPSDSDPLLQAWRDPHHPAHDRLILNPHSAFYTEEGLRDMRVKGSENVRRVLLGQAARNVVN; this comes from the coding sequence ATGCCCGCCAAAGTCATCATCACCGATTTCGTCACGGAACCCCTCGACGAGGAACGCCGCATCCTGGGGGAACTCGCGGAGGTCATTGCGCTGGATGCCCTCTGTGAGGATGAGCTCATTGGTCGCATCGAGGATGCGGATGCCATCATGATGTATCACCAGTTCAATGTGACCTCTCGCATCATCGAGCGCCTCACGAACTGCAAGCTGATCATCCGCTGCGGTGTGGGCGTGGACAACGTGGATCATGCCTTCGCCCGCACGCGCGGCATCCCGGTGGCCAACATCCCGGACTACGGCACGGAGGACGTGGCGGACACCGCGATTGCCATGATGATGACGCTCACACGTGGCGTGCATTTGATGAACTCCCGGCTGCAGCGCAACGTCGGCCCCTGGCACTACTCACCCATGGTGCCCCTGCACCGCCTGCGTGGTCGCGTGTTTGGCATTGTGGGGCTGGGTCGTATTGGTACGTCGGCGGCGTTGCGTGCGAAGGCACTGGGCATGGATGTGTGGTTCTATGATCCCTATGCACCGGATGGCAAAGACAAGTCCCTGGGTGTGCGCCGTGCCGAGTCGATTGAGGAACTCTTCGCCAAGTCGTACGTGCTGTCCCTGCACTGCCCACTGACGCCGGAGACGCGGTTGCTGGTAAATGCGGAGACGCTGAAGCTTCTGCCGCAGGGATCCTATGTCATCAATTCGGCGCGTGGTGCAGTATCCGACCCCATGGCCATCCTGCGCGCCATTGAAAACGGTCACCTCGCCGGTGCCGCACTGGATGTGTTGGAGAAGGAACCGCCGTCCGACAGCGACCCATTGCTTCAAGCCTGGCGCGATCCGCATCATCCCGCCCATGACCGTTTGATTCTCAATCCGCATTCCGCCTTCTACACGGAAGAAGGCCTGCGCGACATGCGCGTGAAGGGAAGTGAGAATGTGCGACGCGTGTTGCTCGGACAGGCGGCGAGGAATGTGGTGAATTGA